From Qipengyuania soli:
CCAGCTCCTTGATGTCGGCGATGTCTGCGGTGTCGACGAAGAATTTCATGATGGCTCCCGAATCCGGATAGGCGAAGTCTGCGCCCGCCCCTATGCGATCGGCATGGGAAGAACCAGACTTAGGATCAGTGCCTGCTTTGCCGCCATGCTCGCCGCATGGCAACCGTGTGCGGCACATGCGGCGGACGATGAAACGCAGCTGTGGCTGATGTTCGACGCATCGATGCCGCTCGATGCGCGGACCAACCTGACTTTCCTCGTCATGCCCCGCTTTCGCGACGCCGCACGGGGAGAAGACCAGGTCGTGCTGCGCGCGGCGCTCGACCGTGAATTGTCGAGCGCGCTGAGCGTGGGCGGCGGGTTGACCTATGTCGTCGGGCCGGACTCGTTCCGCCCGTTCCAGCAGGTCGAACTTTCGAAGGGTGACCTCTCGCTGCGCTTTCGCCTCGAAGAGATAACCGGCGGCGGCGTGGACCGGCTGGGCCTGCGCGAACGCGTGCAGGTGAAGTACAAGCTCAACCTTGCCGAGCACACCAGCATCAGCGTCGCGGAGGAATGGATCGATTCGGTCCGTTCGGAGCGGCGCGATACCTTGCCGGCCCGCGACCAGTGGCGCACGGTCGCAAGCGTGCGGCAGGACATCGGCCAGCATCTCCACGCCGGGTTCGGCTACACGCTGATCATAGCCCCGGCGCGCGACGACTTGCCGACACGCGTCATCCACGCACCCATGCTGTCGGGCGGCTGGAGCTTCTAGTAGCCCGCGCCGCCGACGCCGAAGACGCCGATGATCAGCGGGTCATTGGTCTCGCGCGGATTGGCGCGGATCGCCGCTTCCTCGACCCCCATCTCGCGCCAGATGGTGTTGTCGATGTTGTTGGCGAAGCGGTTGGTGGCACCGGCAAGGTCGACGCCGGTGAGGCCACGCAGCAGCTCGCCGACCAGAGGATCGCTGGCAACACGCATGGCATCGCCCAGTTCGGGAACCATCGCCTCGACCAATGATGTGCCCATCGAACCTCGCAGGAATGAAGTGGCAGCGGTAGGCCCGCCGCGAACAAGGTCGATCGCGTTCTGGATACCGATTGTGCGCACTGCCTCGGTCACCAGCGGCGCGGCTCGTTCTGCACCTTCGTAAGCGATATCGGCAAAGGCACCTTCCAGCCGGTTCTTGAACAGGCTCGAGGTGAGGATCCGGCTCAATACGTCGCCACGCGTGCCAAGCAGGTTGCCGAGGCCCAGCTGCGCAACCTGGCTGTCCCAGAAGCCGTCGGACTGGAGCATGCGGCCAAAGGCGCGCTCGCTCGACAGGAAGAGCAGCCGCTGAACCGCGTCGACCATGCTGAAACCGGGCAGGCCGGCGCATGACGGGAGCGCGAGTGCCGCGCCGCCCAGCGTCAGTCCACCAAGGAAGGCCCTGCGACCGGTGGGTTGTTCGAGAAATTGGGTCATATCGTCAGTCCTCTTGCTTCCCACCCTTGTGTGGCCATCGTGCCGCCGCCCATATGGCGGGACCATGAACCGCGTTCGTTGCCTCGTCCTCAATGCCGCACTCGGCCCGCTGGATTACCGCGTGCCCGACGGCATGGAGGTCGAGCCCGGCTCGGTGGTCGAATGCCCGCTGGGCCCGCGCACCGTGATCGGGATCGTATGGGAGGCTGAACGGCTGCCCGGGACCGAGGTTCCGGCGGAAAAGCTGCGTCCCTTGCGCGATGTGCTTCCGGTCCCGCCGCTGTCGGCTCCGCTGCGGCGCTTGATCGAATGGACGGCCGACTATTACGTCGCCTCCATGGCGGGTGTCGCACGGATGGCCCTGAGTTCGGGTGGTGCGCTCAAGGGTCCGGCGACAATGACCGAGTATCGCCTCACCGGCGGGATGCCCGAGCGGCTGACCCCGCAACGCCTCGCCGCAATGGAGGCGCTGGAGGGCGAGCAGGCCAATATCCGCGAACTCGCAGGCCTTGCGGGCGTCTCCGAAGGCGTGCTGCGCGGTCTCGTCAACCAGGGCGTTCTCGAACCGGTCGAAGTCGATTGCGACCGCCCCTACGACGAGGCGCGGCCCGATTTCGCCCACGTCGAGCTCAGCCCCGAACAGGCCGAAGCCTCGGCAACCCTTGCTGAGGCCGTGCGCAAGGCCGAATTTACTCCATTCTTGCTCGATGGCGTGACCGGATCGGGCAAGACCGAAACCTATTTCGAACCTGTCGCAGAGGCTTTGCGGATGGGGCGGCAGGTGCTCGTTCTGCTGCCCGAAATCGCGCTGACCGAGAATTTCCTCCACCGCTTCGAGGAGCGTTTCGGCGCGGCACCGGTACTCTGGCATTCTTCGTTGAAATCGACCGAACGGCGGCGCGCCTATCGCGCGGTTGCCAGCGGTAGTGCGCAGGTCGTGGTC
This genomic window contains:
- a CDS encoding DUF2490 domain-containing protein, translated to MGRTRLRISACFAAMLAAWQPCAAHAADDETQLWLMFDASMPLDARTNLTFLVMPRFRDAARGEDQVVLRAALDRELSSALSVGGGLTYVVGPDSFRPFQQVELSKGDLSLRFRLEEITGGGVDRLGLRERVQVKYKLNLAEHTSISVAEEWIDSVRSERRDTLPARDQWRTVASVRQDIGQHLHAGFGYTLIIAPARDDLPTRVIHAPMLSGGWSF
- a CDS encoding DUF4197 domain-containing protein; this encodes MTQFLEQPTGRRAFLGGLTLGGAALALPSCAGLPGFSMVDAVQRLLFLSSERAFGRMLQSDGFWDSQVAQLGLGNLLGTRGDVLSRILTSSLFKNRLEGAFADIAYEGAERAAPLVTEAVRTIGIQNAIDLVRGGPTAATSFLRGSMGTSLVEAMVPELGDAMRVASDPLVGELLRGLTGVDLAGATNRFANNIDNTIWREMGVEEAAIRANPRETNDPLIIGVFGVGGAGY